Below is a genomic region from Papio anubis isolate 15944 chromosome 14, Panubis1.0, whole genome shotgun sequence.
atCATTGCCTTAGTGCAACCCCTTATTCCCTCCACTTGTTCTTTCTGGCTCAGGTCTTTAGATCCAGATGAAtcatctaaaatgcaaatctggtcAGGTCACTCCCCAGCCTGAAATGCTCCAGTGGCCTCTCGTAACCATAAGGATAAAGTCCCAGGTACTTAGTAAAGTCTGCCATGGTGAACTCAAAGTGATGATAATATCAAACCTCTTTTAGTGCTTGTGTATGTCCTAGTGTGACACATCTCTGTGCCTTTTCTATTGCTGCTACTCCCACTCTTTACCTGGacaatgtattcttttgagtctCACAGCTCAACTAATTGTGTgcgtgtgaatgtgtgtgtacataaacatttttataacagtGCCTGGAATATAATTAGCACAGTacgtattagctattattattattccaggAAACCCTCTTGGACAAATTAGGCTGAAAAGCCTTCTTTCATGTCACCATAGCACACTGTGCATATTTTATCTTACCACATTATAGTGAAGATGTGTCTCTGTCTGCCTCCACAGCTAGAGTGCAAGCTCCTTgaggcagggaccatgtcttactcatcttttcaTCCTAGTGCCAAAGTGGTATAGTGTCCTGTGCATCTTATGCATTCAAAAAATCTTTGTGTATTCAACTGATCCCCAACATACCTTCCAATCATTTTTAGTCCTAGAGGGGTTtcttaaaaagcattttcatCAGATGAGACCCCACCCCTGAGGggacaaggagaaagagaaggagtgTTTTCAGCCACCACCTGAGGCCACCATGTTCTTCCTCTCTTACACATCTAGTACATACCCCCTTAGGTTTCCCATAAACCCTGTCTTCCCTGTGGACAATTTCTTCAATCGTTAGTGgtgtatttcttctttctctctctctctttttattttattttattttattttattttattttatttttttgagatggagtcccactgtgtcacccaggctggagtgcagtggcataatctcagctcactgcaacctcagcctcccaggttccagcaattctccagcctcagcctcccaagtagctgggattacaggcatgtaccaccacgcccagctatcaTTAGTGGTGTGTTTCTCCAATGATGTCCCTAAATCTTCTTCCCTGGGGCCCGCGCCTCTCTTGAACCTCCCCATTCTACACCTAGTGCATGCTTTGCCAGGGTAATTCCAAAAGAGTCTGGGGGTCGGGGCTGGTGGTAGAAATCCTACATGTCATGGCTGGATCTTTCCTGGAAGTCTGGGTTGGAATAGGTATTAAAGAGGCCACTCTGAATGTATAAATCTAACTAAAAATGTATGTGATTGGTGGGCATTTTTTCCAACCTAATAAAGTCCCTTTCCATCTCCCagctctttgtattttaaaagccaGGTCACTAGATTTGATAATTCTGGAGAGAACTGACTGAAAAGAGTTGGTTTGATTAGAAATAGAGGttcaacacttttacactgttggtgggaatgtaaattagttcaaccattgtggaagacaacgTGGTGAATCCTCAAAGACcgaaaaccagaaataccatttgacccagcaatcccattactgggtatatacccagaggaatataaatcattttattacaaagatacatgcacgcatatgttcattacagtactattcacaatagcaaagacatagaaaccacccaaatgcccgtcaatgatagactagattaaaaaaatgtggtacatatacaccatagaatactatacagccataaaaaggaacgagataatgtcctttgcagggacatggatggaactggaagccattatcttcagcaaactaacacagaaacagaaaaccaaatactgcgtgttctcacttataagtaggagatgaacaatgagaacacatgggcacagggaggggaacaacacacactggggcctgtagggggaggagctggggggagggagagcattgggAAGAATAGCTTAATAGATGCAGGGCttaatgggttgataggtgtagcaaaccaccatggcacacgtctacctatgtaacaaaactgcacatcctgCAAATGCACcctggaacaaaataaataaaataaagaggtttgAGTCTTTCCTGGTAAGCTTATTTATGCTCTATTACAGATGGTTCAGCCTTGGGGCAAGATAGTCTTTctcctaatttttgtagttttgaacattctaaagtttttgttgttgttgttgttttccgtGAGGACAGAGGCAACTTCGGGGAAGTACTCTGTGGGGTAGAATGGAATTTGGGGCCTTTAGTTTTCCTTCCAAGAGCCCGTAGGAGGTTTTGGGTGCCTTCTCAATGATGGCATGAGAAAATATAAAGCAGATGGACgggggcggggcgcagtggctcacgcctgtaatcccagcactttaggaggccaaggcgggcgattcacgaggtcaggagatcgagaccatcctggctaacacggtgaaaccccgtctctactaaaaatacaaaaaaattagctgggcgtggtagcgggcgcctgtagtcccagctactcgggaggctgaggcaggagaatggcgtgaacccgggaggcggagcttgcagtgagcggagatcgcgccactgcactccagcctgggcgacagagcgagactctgtctcaaaaaaaaaaaaaaaggtgaacttTGGTATATTCACTGCTTATAAATGTTATGTGGAAAAACATAAGCTGTTTGCTGTTTACAATTCGTTTGCTGTATTTTGTGCATGTGGACAAAAATGGGGGAAGAAATGAAAGATGTGTTAGGATAATGAGTATACGGCTGAATTTTCCAGGAATTTCTATAGTAATACCAAATCGCATGTTTTAATGCCCACCGTGAACAAAAGAAGACCGGAACCCTCGCGACTCATTTTGACGTTTTCTGGTCGGCGGTAAAAGCTCGGTTCCCGGCCCTCCCGGAAGTTGTTGCACAGTTGTTTCCGGGAAGCGGGACTCCAAATGGGTCGCAGTCGTAGCCGCTCCCCACGGAGGGGTGAGTCCTGTAGCATTTCGGAGGATGTGGGGCTCTGTCGGAGGCCGGtcccttttgttttattttgttttgtttttggtagccGGGTAGTAGAGAGGCGGGCTCTTTTCCCCAGGAGGAGAGCGAGGGGTGGATAAAGGAACGTAGACCTGGGCCCTTCCCTCTTCAGCCCACCTTCTCCGGTTTGAAGGCAGTGTCTCTGAATTAGTTTCATTAAGTCTTTGTCACCTTAATACAATAACCTTTATTACACTGTGGCCGGTGGGTTTAGAATTAGGCCTCAGTTCCTTTGCTGAATTTCTGGGCGACGGTGGGCAAGACACTACTCAGCCTTTCTGAATCGAATTCCCAGAATTAGTCATTGAGGGTACTATtgccaacttttaaaaactgatgtgATAATTAATGTCACATCCCATAACATACAGTATGTGATTCTGCCTAGTtcttaaatacttaataaatgttagattCCTGCCCAAGTCATTACAGGGAAATCGATATTAAGAGTTTTGAGTCCTGGGAGCTCACTTCGTAATGTTTTCTGGCTCCCAGCCCCATAAATGAGGCAGCGCGATGTAAAGAAAGCTGGACTTCCATCAGGAGATCTAACTTAGACCCTCGGTTCTGCCCCGATtcgttggtttttttctttttaatcaatttatttacttttaatgagacagagtctcgccctgtcgcccgcccaggctggagtgcagtggccgatctcagctcactgcaacctccacctcccggggtcaagcgattcttctgcctcagccttcctagtagctgggattacccgtccgtgccaccacgcctggctaatttttgtatttttattagagacggggttttgccgcattggccaggctggtctcgaactcctgaccttgtgatccgcccgcctgggcctcacaaagtgctgggattaaaggcgtgagccactggcctctttttacctttttaatgtgaCTAGTAAtggtttgcattatttttctactGGATGGCGCAGCTCTAGATATTTGAGGTAATTTTCAGTTCTGCAATTTGTGTGCGATTCCATTAGAACGTAGGCGTTCCCGGTCCACATCCCGGGAGAGAGAACGCAGGCGCCGAGAAAGGTCCAGGTCTCGGGAGAGAGATCGGAGAAGGAGCCGTTCGCGATCCCCGCACCGAAGACGCTCCCGGTAAGGGTAGAAAATAAGCCAAGAGCTTTATTTACCGAAAGTCCCTAAGAAACTGGTCGCTGCTCTTAACTTTGTTTTGATCGCTTTTAAGGGGATTTACAGTTTCCTGAAATGGAGGAAACTTAATCCAACCGTATTCTAAAGCTAACATTCAGCTTGGTTAAATGGGGCTAATAGTACTCTACATCGCAAAATTGTCTTGAGGAGTAAATAAGAAATAACGCATGCAAACCACAGAGCATGGTGCTTGGCAAGAAGAAGaagtaagtattttatatttttgtttcttttttttttttttttttttgagacggagtctcactctgtcacccaggctggaatgcagccgGGCaacgtcggctcactgcaacctctgcctcccctggttcaagcgattctcctgcctcagcctcccgagtagcggggactacaggcatgtgccaccacacctggcgtatattttttttttttttttgtatttttagtagagacggggtttcaacgtgttagccagaatggtcttgatctcctgacctggtgatccacccacctcggcctcccagagtgctgggattacagatgcgagccactgcacccggcattttgtttcttttttattaacttttgGTGATAATGATTTATTCAAGTATGTAATCAAGAATGGATGATCTTGGAAGAACTTCAGAAATGggctctgggccgggcgcggtggctcaagcctgtaatcccagcactttgggaggccgagacgggcggatcacgaggtcaggagatcgagaccatcctggctaacccggtgaaaccctgtctctactaaaaaaaatacaaaaaactagccgggcgaggtggcgggcgcctgtagtcccagctactcgggaggctgaggcaggagaatggcgtaaacccgggaggcagagcttgcagtgagctgagatccggccactgcactccagcctgggcgacagagcgagactccgtctcaaaaaaaaaaaaaaaaaaaaaaaaaaaagaaatgggctctgagtctttttttgtttttgtttttgtttttttgagagagagagagagggtctccctgtgttgcccaggctggtcttgaattcctaggctcaagccatcctcctgcctcggctttccaaagtgctggatttacatttttctgccttCCAGAAAGCTTTCTAGCTCTAATTGTACTGAAGGCAACTGATGATTAAGCAGtaaactacatttaaaattttttttgttaacaaGGCCTTGTCAGAACCTTTTTCCTCACTTTGCTATAGGGAATGACTGGTGGTTCTATGGAGCTCGGCTCATGTATATCTGTGCTGATTGATACAAAGTTGATATGTCTGTTTCTAACATCTTTACTTGTAAATATTAGATCTCCAAGACGACATAGATCCACATCTCCTTCCCCTTCTCgactgaaagaaagaagagatgaggaaaagaaagaaacaaaagaaacaaagagcaaAGAACGGCAGATTACTGGTAATGTTATTAGATAAATAACTGTAGTAAAAGTACAGtgatgataaaattataaaagtttaattttgaacatttaaatgttaagccTTTTATAATGTTCATTGCATATGGTTttgagttttttagttttttggttttttttttgagatagagtttcattcttgtcactcagactggagtgcaatggcacgatcttggctcactgcaactgccacctcccaggttcaagcaattctcgtgcctcagcctcccagagtagctgggattacaggcacccgccactaatttttgtacttttagtagaaacgagttctcaccatgttgaccaggctggtctcaaactcctgacctcagatgatcctcccgcctcggcctcccaaagtgctgggattataggcgtgaaccatcgtgcccagcgtgagattttgttttaattacacCCTAGCAAGTTGCTGGTTATCTGTGGTGCTCCTGATATAGAAGGGAAGTTACAAACATGAGAATATTCTATTTTGGAAGTATCTTCAGAACTAGATAGTGTCATGCCTGATATTAAAGGTAGTCCTTAATATGAAacccagatttttttaaaaaggtaatccTGTCTAAAGGCTTCAAGGAGAGGACTTTTTCTTTGTACCATAAGTTACATTCTGTCCAAATGTAAGAGGAATTTTTTCATTAGACTCATCttcagctaattgttttgtgtatTCTCTGCTAGTGAGGTGGAATGACTATTACTCTGTTACCACCTCTCtttttgtttatgtatatatatgaaatgataGAGAGTTcacaaaattattcatttttgcaGAGGAAGACTTAGAGGGcaaaacagaggaagaaatagaaatgatgaAGTTAATGGGATTTGCCTCCTTTGACTCCACAAAAGTAAGTAAAACGTGCAACATTCTCATTTGAATTAATCTGTTATGACTGTCCTGTCTTTCCATGTTCTTTTCGATTTATACAAATGTGTTTGATTATAAGACAATAACTATCTGTTTGAAGAACTTTGAGAATACAGAGGAGGAAATAGTGAACTGCCATTGGAATTCGgggagtggttgccagggacgaTGTTTGAGTTAGATCTTAAAAGGCAAGTAGAAGTGATCAGACAAAAAGAGGAAGATGATTATTTCAGGTAAAGGGAAGAGCTCATGAAAATGCCATGTAGCTGTAAAGGAGCACAGTGTATTGTGGGAATTTCAAATTCTGCCGGGGATAAAGCAGTGCTGATGGGCTAGTGACTTAGGCTAGAAATAGAGGTAGGAGGCAAATCACAGAGGGTTTTTGATGCCCTTAGTCATGCTAAGGAATTCAGAGTTGATTCTTTAGGTGTTGAGGAGAGGAagtagtgatttttaaatgaggGAGTGGCATGGTTATATGTGTGTTTTAGAACAATAACTCTGGGGGCAGCATGGAGGACAGATGAGAGGTGGGTtagactggaggcagggagaactgctgaTTTGTGCAAGTGAAAGATGATGAAGGCCTGAACTGAGTTGAGAACGATTCAGGAGCTGGGGGAAATGGGAGTGAGTAGTTAGTAATGCCTCTCAGGTGTCAGGCTGGGACCCTGAGTGATACAGTTAACCCGGAACAGAGTTTCTGGAAGGGGAACTGCTGGGAAATGGAAGAACAAAATCCAGCTGCCAGATAGAGATGACATTGGGCAGCTGCATACATGTCTCACAGCTTAGAAGTAGGGTGGATAGGGGAGTGAATGCTGTCTAGACTTCATAATAGCAGAGAGAtgagggaagaggaaaaagagggagggattaggtagaggagggagagcatagagagagagagatgggggaagggagagatagGCATAGAGAGAACaaagaggagaggagatggagagagggagggtgtatggaaagaaaaacaatatatttttcaaaatctcttttctagaattttaaatctttccattTAGTTTTGCAAATGGAAATAGAGATGTTTGagaaaaaattgtcaaaaataatCCACTTTCCCAAGTCTTGTATTCCATTGAGTTGCTAATGGAGTGGGGTAATCGCAGTTGCTGTAAGAGTTTCTTTCTAACTAATGTGACTGTGTAGGGCTcacatgttttaaaatgacaGTGTGTAACTTAGGAGTACTGAGGCATGACTGTTTTGAGTTGAGAAATTAAGAGCAAGCTCTCATTCTCGCAATGGTTATGTGAACTCTGTTTTGGAATTTAATGAAGTTTATTTATCAGCTTTTTTTCCCTTGAATGCCCTAAATCcttatttgtttttccaaagagtattttataaatgaaaatttattaatatatatgttgggtgaataaaaatacatta
It encodes:
- the SNRNP27 gene encoding U4/U6.U5 small nuclear ribonucleoprotein 27 kDa protein is translated as MGRSRSRSPRRERRRSRSTSRERERRRRERSRSRERDRRRSRSRSPHRRRSRSPRRHRSTSPSPSRLKERRDEEKKETKETKSKERQITEEDLEGKTEEEIEMMKLMGFASFDSTKGKKVDGSVNAYAINVSQKRKYRQYMNRKGGFNRPLDFIA